A genomic stretch from Planctomycetota bacterium includes:
- a CDS encoding Uma2 family endonuclease — MGLTLDQPTSTVLHGVSWKSYLQLGEDAGPGTRMTYDNGTLEIMPPISIGHDRRKSTLADLLTQYLIVREVPYDRIGGTTLMREDLLKGTEPDEGFYINPDDTVPPPEAEELDLAIHSPPNLVIEVDKTSTSIPREPIFAAMGVGELWRWKVSSNAIEIRLLDPGSETYAVATQSSVLPDLPMSALADHLRLASELRLSEVVGRWTQFLRA, encoded by the coding sequence ATGGGTCTGACCCTCGACCAGCCGACGTCGACGGTTCTTCACGGCGTGTCGTGGAAGTCGTACCTGCAGCTCGGCGAGGATGCGGGTCCTGGAACTCGCATGACCTACGACAACGGGACGCTCGAAATCATGCCGCCGATCAGCATCGGACACGACCGCCGCAAGTCGACGCTCGCTGACTTGCTTACGCAGTATCTCATCGTCCGGGAGGTCCCCTATGACCGCATCGGCGGGACGACACTGATGCGGGAAGACCTGCTGAAGGGCACAGAGCCGGACGAGGGTTTCTACATCAATCCCGACGATACGGTCCCTCCGCCTGAGGCAGAGGAACTCGATCTCGCGATTCACTCGCCGCCCAACCTCGTAATTGAGGTGGACAAAACGTCAACGTCGATCCCGCGTGAGCCCATCTTCGCCGCGATGGGCGTCGGCGAGTTATGGCGATGGAAGGTGTCGAGCAACGCCATCGAAATCCGACTTCTCGACCCTGGTAGCGAGACCTATGCGGTTGCCACCCAGAGCAGTGTGCTTCCCGATCTTCCGATGTCCGCTTTGGCCGACCACCTTCGGCTTGCGTCCGAGTTGCGGCTCAGTGAGGTCGTTGGCCGCTGGACGCAGTTCCTCCGTGCCTAG